A stretch of DNA from Spirochaetota bacterium:
GGGACATTCGTTAATAATGTCAGGGGATCCTAAAACCATCCTCCTGGTCGAGGACGAGGCCATTATCGCGATGGCCGAAGCTAAAATGCTGGAACGGAACGGTTACCGCACGGTCCTGGCCCACAGCGGCGAAGAGGGGGTCCGCATTTTCCGGGAGAACGGCGCCATTGACCTGGTGCTGATGGATATCGATCTCGGCCCCGGCATCGACGGCACCCAGGCGGCCGCGATGATCCTCGAGAAGAACGACGTCCCGGTGGTCTTTCTGTCAAGCCATACGGAGCCCGAGGTGGTCGACAGGACCGAGAGGATCACCTCGTACGGCTACGTGGTGAAGAATTCCGGCGAAACCGTGCTCAACGCCTCCATCCGCATGGCCTTCAAGCTTTACAGCGCCCACCGGGAGCTGAGAAAACGGGAGGAGCGTCTCATCGAGATACTCAAGGAGAAGGACAAGGCCGAGGATTCGTTGAGAAAAAGCGAAAAAAAATTCGAGGCCATCTTTCAATGCACTCCCAACGCCGTCATCATCGTTGAAAACGAAACAGGTTTCATCATCGACGCCAACAGGGCCGTGGAATGGACCGGGTGGACCAGGGAAGAATTGATCGGCGGCCGCGCCCCGATGTTTCAGAACTGGGTCAAATCGGACGACGAAAAAGTATTGGCCGCGAAGGTCGTCAACGAAGGTAAAGTTGTCAACTATCCCTTTGATCTATATAAAAAAGACGGCACCGTCGCCCACTGCCTCTTGAATGCCTTCTTTGTGCCTGTCGAAGATAAAAAATACCTCCTGGCCATAACGAGCGACATTACCCCGATCATAGAGTCAAGGGAGGAAATGTCCCGGGCAAAGAACGAGCTGGAGAAGGCCCATGGCGAGCTCCAGGCGGCAAACGAGGAGCTCCAGTCGACGAACGAGGAGCTCCAGGCGACCCTGGAGGAGTTCGAGGCGTCCAACGAGGAGCTAATACGGTCCCAGGACGACCTCATGCGCCACGAGGCTGATCTGAGGCGAAGCGAGAGGAAGTACAGGGCTCTCATTGATATAACCAACACGGGCATGGTGATACTTGACGGAGAAGGAAGGGTGCTCGAAGCCAACGATGAATACAAGAGGCTGACCGGCCGCGAAAATCTTGATTGTATCATAGGCAAGCACGTCTCCGAATGGACGGCGCCCCATGATCTTGAGAGAACCCGCGAGGAGTGGCAGAGGCTTATAGACCAGGGAATACTGAGAAACCTGGTCATGGATTATGAGGATGGGAAGGGCTCCATTATTCCGGTCGAGATCAACGCGGCCGTTGTGCGTGACGGGGATAGTGTGCGGATCTTTTCCCTCTGCCGTGACATCACCGAACGGCGGAAGAGGGAGAAAGAGCTCGCCGAGACCTGGGCCATCCTCAGGTCCGCCTTCGATCAGACGCCCATACCGATGCTGCTGGTCGGGGCAAAAGACTTTAAAATCATCATCAGCAACCCGGCGTGCAGGGATTGCCTCCGCATTGATGCGGAAACGTCCTACATCGGCCAGAGCCTCCTCGCCTTGAAAAGGACCTGGCAGGACCTGGACGCCGATGGGAAGCCAATGGAGCCTAAAGACACGCCCCTTGTCCTGGCCCTGCGGGGCGTGGTTACGAGGAACAGGGAAGGGCGCATACGCTTTGATGACGGGACCGAGCGGTGGCTGCTTATCAACAGCGCGCCCGTTCTCAGTCCGGACGGCGCGATCATAGCGGGATTTCTGGCATTTGACGATATCACCGAGCAGAGGAACACCCTGGAATCACTTCGCCGGAGCGAGACCATGTTTCGCCTGCTTGCTGAAAAGATGAATGACATAGTCTGGACTACGGACCTTGACCTTCGCACCACTTATATCAGCCCTTCCATCGAGAAAATCCTCGGATTCACCCCGGAGGAGCGGATGGCCCAGAACCCCGGCGAGCAGTTAATCCCCGCGTCCCTCGCCCATGCCGCCGGCCTCCTCAAGAAAGAGCTGGAACGCGAGAAGGAGAGCGGCGTCGATCCGGACAGGAATATCTTCCTGGAAATGGAATATTACCATAAGAACGGCTTCACTGTCTGGCTTGAAAGCAATCTTTCGTGGCAGAGGGACGCCGGCGGTACCATCGTCGGTATCCATGGCGTCTCCCGGGACATTTCCGTAAGGAAAAAAGCCGAGACGGAGCTCCAGCAAAAGGCGGAGCTTATAGAGGGGATAGTAAGCAACATGCCCGGCGTGGTCTACCAGTTCTACGCGACCGATAAGGGTGAGATGGGGCTCGATTATGTTGCCGGCAGCGTCATGGAGGTCTTCGGCCTCGACGGCAATCCGACTGATTTTTTCGAGCGTTTCACGGCCTGCGTCGCGGACAGTGACCGCGAAGGGTTCCTTGAGTCCATCAACCGGGCCGTCGCCTCGGTTGCCCCGTGGAATTTCACCGGCTCCTTCGAGAAGCCAGGCGGAGAAAGAATTGACTTCCAGGGGCTGTCACTCCCGATCCGACACGGGGACCGCATCGTCTTCAGCGGCGTCATGCTGGATGTCACTGAGCGGAAAAAGTCAGAGGAGGCCCTCGCGTCTGCCCTGGAGGCGAAGGAGTCTCTGCTGCGGGAGCTTCAGCACAGGGTCAAGAACAGCCTCTCAATCATCGCGAGCCTCGTGGGGTTTGAATCGGACAGGATCGACAACCTGGCCATGAAAGAGATCCTGGAGCACATTCGGAACCGGATCATATCCGTTTCCCAGGTCTATGACATGCTCTATGAGACACAGGAGATCAAGGAGCTGCGGCT
This window harbors:
- a CDS encoding PAS domain S-box protein; translation: MSGDPKTILLVEDEAIIAMAEAKMLERNGYRTVLAHSGEEGVRIFRENGAIDLVLMDIDLGPGIDGTQAAAMILEKNDVPVVFLSSHTEPEVVDRTERITSYGYVVKNSGETVLNASIRMAFKLYSAHRELRKREERLIEILKEKDKAEDSLRKSEKKFEAIFQCTPNAVIIVENETGFIIDANRAVEWTGWTREELIGGRAPMFQNWVKSDDEKVLAAKVVNEGKVVNYPFDLYKKDGTVAHCLLNAFFVPVEDKKYLLAITSDITPIIESREEMSRAKNELEKAHGELQAANEELQSTNEELQATLEEFEASNEELIRSQDDLMRHEADLRRSERKYRALIDITNTGMVILDGEGRVLEANDEYKRLTGRENLDCIIGKHVSEWTAPHDLERTREEWQRLIDQGILRNLVMDYEDGKGSIIPVEINAAVVRDGDSVRIFSLCRDITERRKREKELAETWAILRSAFDQTPIPMLLVGAKDFKIIISNPACRDCLRIDAETSYIGQSLLALKRTWQDLDADGKPMEPKDTPLVLALRGVVTRNREGRIRFDDGTERWLLINSAPVLSPDGAIIAGFLAFDDITEQRNTLESLRRSETMFRLLAEKMNDIVWTTDLDLRTTYISPSIEKILGFTPEERMAQNPGEQLIPASLAHAAGLLKKELEREKESGVDPDRNIFLEMEYYHKNGFTVWLESNLSWQRDAGGTIVGIHGVSRDISVRKKAETELQQKAELIEGIVSNMPGVVYQFYATDKGEMGLDYVAGSVMEVFGLDGNPTDFFERFTACVADSDREGFLESINRAVASVAPWNFTGSFEKPGGERIDFQGLSLPIRHGDRIVFSGVMLDVTERKKSEEALASALEAKESLLRELQHRVKNSLSIIASLVGFESDRIDNLAMKEILEHIRNRIISVSQVYDMLYETQEIKELRLDQYLRQLAEYLMKTFNAGRARPVELRMDHEDIRISTKRAIPAGLILNELLTNAMKHAFPGEQQGAIAMTLVRRGDNVILTVADDGAGLPAGFNLNESKGLGLVLVRTLATQLGATVEYAGGEGARFCISFPVEG